The nucleotide sequence CCCGCCCCAGGTCCCGTCCGGGAGCTTCGCGCGGATCCGCACCCGGTACGACACCCCGGACTCCCGGCCCACGTAGAAGCTGTGGGCGGCCCGGCCTCGGGGCGGGGTCCCGCCCCAGACGAGCGAGGTCGCCCGCCGCCGGTCGAGCTGGATCTCGTACTCCGTGATCACACCGTCGACCCGCGGCGGCAGCCAGGACAGTTCGACGGAGTACGCCCCGTCGGCCCGGCGGATGCCGGCGCGGAACCCGGTGGGCGCGGTGCCCCGCCCGTCGTCCGCCCCCGGCGCGGTCGTCAGCCGTACCGCCCGGCTCACGGGCGAGACGTTGTCCGCCGCGTCCCTCGCCCGCACGGTGAAGGAGTACCGGGTGCCGGGCCGCAGCCCCGTGACCACGGCCGCCGTCTGTCCCCCGCCCACGCTGTGGATCTTCGAGCCGCCCTGCAGGATGTCGTACGAGACCACGTCACCGTCGTCCGTCGACGGCCCCCAGGACAGCCGCACCACCCTGCTCCCGACCGCCTTCCCGCCGAGGCGCCCCGGGCGGGTCGGGGTCCGGCGGTCCGTCGGCCCGGCGGCGGGCGTCGTGGCCCGGACCTCCGTACTGGGCGGCCCGAGGTCCCCGGTGGCATCGCGGGCCCGGACCGTGAACACGTAGGTGGTGGACGGTCGGAGCCGGGTGATGTCCACCATGTGCTCACCGCCCGGCACGGACTTCACCTTCGTGCGGCCCCGGTACACCTCGTACGCGGCGATCTCCGGCTCGTCGGATGCCCGGTTCCACATGACGTGCACGCTGGTGGCGCTGCCCGCCTCGGCGGTGACCCCGGGCGGGGCCGGCGGCGGGCGGCGACCGGGGCTCTCCTCCATCGCGCAGGCGGATGTGAGGAGCAGCGAGCCGCAGAGCAGCGACGCCGGGACGAGTGCCGGCACGGGAACGCGTCGCATGATCCTTCCCCTCGTCGGTCGAACCACGGCGGGATTGGTCTGTACCTATCTTCATGTATGGCATGACTGACGCGGTCGCATCAAGGGGTGGGTGCGGAGCGATCCGCCGCCGCCCAGATGCTTCGCCCGATGGACGGGTTGGCTGCGACGCGGTTCACGGCATGGCGGGCGGATACGTATGCTGGGGCTCCGACACGGCGTGAACTCGCCTGCTGCGCAGGTCTGTTCACGTCGTACGGCGCGGGCCGCTGTCGTCGCCGATCCCGCGCCGACGAGAGCGGCCGAGCGGCCGGGGCCGAGTCGGGCCCGGGCCCTCGGCCGCGCACCCGTGCGAAAGGGTGCCGTGATCCGTCCGGCCCCTTCCCGGTGGCCGTCCTCTCCGACCCTCACCACCTTTGGGTGAGTGTCCGTCATGTCCCCCCCGGAGAGGGTTCCTCATCGTGCGTGTCCGCTCGTTGACGCTGGCCGCCGTCGGCGCCGCCCTGCTGGCCCCGGTCGCCCTGCCCGCCCTCGCCCACCCGCAGCGCCCCGTGCACCGGGAGGGCGGTGTGACCGCCGCCGAACTGCTGGCCAGGGCGCGTGGCTGCGTCCGGGTCTCCGAGGGGCTGTACAGCAGCGACGCGGGCACCCCCGCCGACATCCCGGTCTGTGGTGTCGACGGCGCGGTGTTCTGGAAGGCGGACATGGACATCGACTGCGACGGCCGGCCGAGCCCGCGCTGCAACAGCGACACCGACCCGTGGTTCCAGCCCGCCACGTCGTTCCTGCAGTCCGACGGCCGGTACCTCCGCTCCGAGAGCCTGCCGTTCATCGTCGTCCCCGCCGCGAGCCGCACGTGGGACTACCGGGTCCACGGCGTCAAGGGCGGTTCGGTCGCCGCCGTCGTGTTCGAGGACCGGGTCCAGTACGCCGTCGTCGGCGACACCGGTCCCCGGAACATCATCGGCGAGGCCTCGTACGCCACGGCCGAGGCTCTCGGAATCCGCCCCGACCCGCGCAAAGGCGGCACCGCCTCCGGCGTCACCTACATCGTCTTCGAGGACTCCAGGGTGACCCCGATCGAGGACCACGAGGCGGCGGTGGAACTGGGGGAGAAGCTGGCGCGGAAGTGGGTGGGAGGGGTGGCGGTGCGCAGAGGGGCGACGATGCGTGGCGGGGCGGCGAGCTGACCGCACACTCCGGGGCCTGTCGCCCGACCGGCCGACAGGCCCCGACGCGTGTGCCGGGTCCCCCGGACGGTCACTCCTTCCGGTACGCGTACGCCTCCGAAGCCGCGGCAGCCACCGCCGCGAGGTCCGCGCCCGTCGAGGCCGTGACGACCGCGGCGACGGCGCCCTCGACGAACGGGGCGTCGACCAGGCGGGTGTCCGCGGGGAGTTCGTCGCCCTCGGCGAGGAGGGCCTTCACGGTGAGGACCGCGCTGCCGAGATCGGCGAGGACCGCGACGCCGGCGCCCCGGTCGACGGAGGCGGCCGCCGCCGAGATCAACTCGGCGCTGGTGCCCAGGCCGCCGTCCTCGGTTCCGCCGGCCGGGGCGACGGGAACGGCGGCGCCCGCACCGGTGAGCCCCTTCGCCAGTTCGGCGACCGAGGCGGCGACGGCGGCACTGTGCGACACCAGCACGATGCCGACCGGCTCTACGTCAGGCATCGGTGGCCTCCGCACTCCCGGCGGCGGTGGTGAGGGCGGCGATCAGCAGCGCGGCGGACGTGGCACCGGGGTCCTGGTGCCCGATGCTCCGCTCGCCGAGGTAGCTGGCCCGGCCCTTGCGGGCCTGCAACGGCGTGGTCGCCAGGGCGCCTTCCTCGGCGGCGGCCCGCGCGGCGGCGAACGAATCGGCGAGCGCGTCGACCGCCGGGACCAGCGCGTCGATCATGGTCTTGTCGCCCGGCGCGGCCCCGCCCAGCGCCATCACCGCGTCGACCCCGGCGCGCAGCGCGTCCGTCAGCTGAGCCTCGCTCACCTCGGCCGCGTCACCGAGCGCCTTTCCGGTGCGGCGCAGCAGGGTGCCGTACAGCGGGCCGGACGCGCCGCCGACGGTCGAGATCAGCTGCCGCCCGGCGAGCACGAGGACGGCGCCGGGCGTGTCCGTCGCCTCCTTCTCCAGCACGGCCGCCACGGAGGTGAACCCGCGGCGCAGGTTACTGCCGTGGTCGGCGTCCCCGATCGGCGAGTCGAGCTCCGTGAGCCGCTCGGCCTCGCGTTCCACCGAGGCCGCGGTGGCCGTCATCCAACGACGGAAGAAGTCGGCGTCGAGCACGTAATCTCCTTGCCTGGTACGTGAACTGACAGACAATCAGGGTTGGGGCAGCCCGCGAGACCCTCCCGGGCGCGGCCGCATGCTCCCTCACACACCCCAGCGCAGTCCCGGCGTCCTCACCGGCGCGTCGTACAGTCGCAGCAGCTCCTCGTCGATCTGACACAGCGTCACCGACGCGCCGGCCATGTCGAGCGAGGTGACGTAGTTGCCGACGAGGGTGCGGGCCACCGCGACCCCGCGTTCGGTGAGGACGCGTTGCACCTCCGCGTTGAAGCCGTACAGCTCCAGCAGGGGGGTGGCGCCCATGCCGTTGACGAGCAGCAGCACCGGGTTGCGCGGGCTCATGTCGTCCAGGATGGCGTTCACCGAGAAGTCGGCGATCTCGCGGGAGGTCATCATCGCGCGCCGCTCACGCCCCGGCTCACCGTGGATGCCGACCCCCAACTCCAGTTCCCCGGCGGGGAGATCGAAGGTGGGGCTGCCCTTGGCCGGAGTGGAGCAGGCGCTGAGGGCCACCCCGAAACTGCGGGAGTTTTCGTTGACCTGCCGGGCCAGCGCCTCCACCTGCTCCAGCGGCTGCCCCTCCTCGGCGGCGGCCCCCGCGATCTTCTCCACGAACAGGGTCGCGCCCGTGCCGCGCCGCCCGGCGGTGTAGAGACTGTCGGTGACGGCCACGTCGTCGTTGACGAGCACTTTGGCGATGCGGATGCCCTCGTCCTCGGCGAGTTCGGCCGCCATGTCGAAGTTCAGCACGTCGCCGGTGTAGTTCTTCACGATGAACAGCACCCCGGCCCCGCTGTTCACGGCCGCGGCGGCCCGGACCATCTGGTCCGGCACGGGCGACGTGAACACCTCACCGGGGCAGGCCGCCGACAGCATTCCGGGCCCCACGAACCCGCCGTGCAACGGCTCGTGCCCCGAGCCGCCTCCGGAAACCAGCCCCACCTTCCCGGCCACCGGCGCGTCCCGCCGCACCACCACCCGGTTCTCCACGTCCACGGTCAACTCGGGATGCGCGGCCGCCATGCCCCGCAACGCGTCCGCGACAACGCTCTCCGCGACATTGATCAACATCTTCATGGGTGCCTCCTGGTGGGAATATCGGATGAGTCGCTGACCGGCGTCTTCGCAGGTCGGAATGGGTTTGGGTCAGCTATTGATTTTTTGCGGTCGTGGCGGTTGCGGGCAGGCTCCGGCGGTACTGACGCCGACTCAACGCATGCTGAACATCTGTTGGAAGTATCGACCTTGCGGCAGTGAAGGTCACGCGCGCAGACGCGCGTGCGCGTCATGGGTGTGGGGCCGCTCTGCCGGATGCGCCGTGTGGGGGGTCGGGAACGAGAGGGCTTGCCGGAGACCCGGGCGATGGGTGAGGAGCCGGCATACGCCTTCAGGCCGCGGGCGTCGGTGAGGGAGGGCGGGATGGGCGGCGCGGACGCAGCCGGGGATGTCGGCGCGCGCTCGCTTCGATCGCGCGTCGGCGGGCCGCCGGGCGGGGTGGCGCCACCGGCCGGCGGCGTCGACTCCTACCACGGGCTCCGGTTCCAGCCGACCACCACGAGTCGGTTTCCGCATCCCAGGAGGGCATCCCAGGCACTGCCTGTTTCCGCAGTTCAGCGGGGATGGGACGGTTCCACTGTTGCAGGCGGGGCGGCAGCTGTTGTCGTGGATGCCCGGCGTCTTCGAAGCTCTGGGTGTCGCACCGGCCGAGGCAGAACGACCGCCCCGGCAGCAGCATGGCAACGACACCCACCCCGCACCTACGTACCGGGGCATCCATGTGTCCGAGTACCCAAGGTGGGCAGTCGGGCCGGCCGTCCTCGCACAGGACGCGGACGAGGTGACGACACGTCGGCAGGCGTCTTCGGCACGAAGGCCGGAACCGCCCGAGAGCAACACATACGGATCAGAGAAGGAAGACGCACATGAACAGGAAGTCCCCCGCACACCGTCGTCCGAGCCGCCGCGCGGCCGTCGCTGCCGGCCTCGTCCTGGCTGTCGGACTCGGTGTGTCGACACAGGTGTCGGCGCAGGCGGCTGTCCGTGGCCCCGCAAAGGCGTCCACCGCCGCACCGCAGTCGGTCAGCGGCACATCCGGCCAGGCGGTGACCCGGGTCGCCGACTTCTACGGCGCGTACATCGACGCGAAGGGCGACTACACGGACCCGGACGTCACGCTGGCCACGGCGCTGCGCAAGCACTACCTGACGCCCGGCTTCGCCAAGCGGCTGGCGGCCTGGGAGAAGAAGAACGGGGCGGACGGCGTCCTGCGTGCCCAGAACGTCCCGGCGCGGTGGACGGTGACCGACAACGGCTCCATGGGTCACAGCCATGAGGTCATCGTCACCCTGACTTTCGGCAGCGGGAAGACGACGCAGAAGACCAGGCTTTTCGTGCTGGTGGAGCGGTACAACCACATCGCCGACATCGAGACCACGAGCGCTCGCTGACGGCGGAGCGGCCCTGTCCCGCCCTGTCCCGGCCGGGACAGGGCGCCGGGGTGGGAGGTCGACGGATGCCCTCCGAGCAGGGCCGGGCGCCGTGTTGGTACGAGCTGCCCGCGACCAAGGCAAGCGCGGCGGCCCATGGCCGTTGCTCACCTGCAACCAGGTCGCCCCGCCCGGCCGGGATGAACAGACCGCGGACAAGGGGCGCTTTCTCACGAGGGCTCCGGCCCGGCGGCCGGTTTCGGGCAGGGGCCGGACGCCTGCCGACCTGGCCCGCAGGCCGGAGAGGAAACGCGGGGGAAGGCCGCCCCTCCGCACCGGAGTGCTCAGAAGGGGCGGCTTCCATACGGGGCGGGTCTCAGCATTCGTAGAAGCTGATGTGCCCGTCACCGTTCTCGTCCACCGAGTCGCCCCAGAAGTTGTTGTCCGACGTCCAGCCGTAGTCGTTGGTGCCCGCGACCCGGACGTACCACCAGACGTTGCCGTAGGAGTTCTTCTTCCAGCAGTGGAGGTAGATCAACTTTTCTTGGCCCACCCACCCGACGTTCCAGCATCCGTCCGAGTAGGGCCCGCTCTTGAGGTTGTAGCCGTAACCGTCGTTCCAGAACGTGTACCCGCGCCCTTCCCCGTTGGCCGTGGGAGTCCAGCACTCCGCCTGCGGAGCGGCTTGCGCGGACGGCGCGATCGCGGTGCTGACGCCGAACGCCATGAGGACTGCGAGCAGGATATTCACGGCCGCTCGGACCGGGCGGTGCTGTGATGTGGTGCTCAGCATGAGGCGGTACCTCTCTGTGGATGACGTGGGTGTGCGGTCGCAGCGGGATTCCAGAGGACTGCTTTTCGGCGGCGGTCGTCTGGTTCCGTCTGGCCGTGAGTGAACGGGGCGATATGCGTTGACATGGTGCCTGACATGTTCATGGGCTTGTTGGCATCCCGTGCACGGCTGTTGGCATTCAGCGCACTGCAGGCATGTCGGGGTGCTGGGTCTGGTGGCGGTGGGCGCGTGGTGTGATGCCGTACAGCGTCTTGAAGGCGCGGCTGAAGGATGTCGGCTCCGGGAAGCCCCAGCGTGCGGCGATCGCGCTGATGGACCGGGCGTCGAGGCGGGGGTCGGCCAGGTCGCGGTGGATGCGTTCCAGTCTGCTGCGGCGTATGCCGTCGGCGATCGTCGTTCCCTGGCCCTGGTAGAGCCGGTGGAGGTAGCGGACGGAGACCTGGTGGGCGGCGGCGACAGCAGCCGGCGTGAGGCCGGGATCCCCGAGGTGTTGCCGGATGAACGCGTTGATCCGTGTGCGCAGGACGGTTTGCTGCGATTCCGGCGGCAGGAGGTCCTCGGCCCGGGCGGCCTCGGCGAGCATGGCGCTCAGCAGGTCCAGGGTGACGTTGGCCAGGCGGAGCGCGTCGCATTCCTCGTACTGCGGCGCGTGGTTCATCAGATCGGTGAGGTAGTGGCGGAAGAGCGCGCCGATGCCCGTCTGTCCCTGAATGCGGGTCAGGGTGAGCTGGTCGAGGGTGTTGGAGTGCAGGGGCAGTCTGGCCCGGGGTATCTGCACGATCAGTGAGGAGACGTCGGGGCGGTCACGGGCGGCGGTTTGGGCCTGGCAGGGCCTGGAGGAGTCGTAGAGCACGAGATCGCCCTCGCCGACGTCGACGTGTCGGCCCGATTGACTGAGCCCGACCTCCCCACGGACGGTGAGCCACAGCTGGAACACCTCCGGATCACCTTGCCGGATCAGCGCCGGGGTCCGGCGCGCATGCATGGGCGGGTAGCTCTGTGCGAAGGTCTGGATGTCGCCCAGGTGCAGTGCCTGGGAGCTGGCGAGGAAGTCATCCAGGTGATCGCTGGCCATCATGGTGCGAAAGTGGGCCTGGGAGATCATCGCTTCCCAGTGGTTGAATCGTTCGGTCCCCGACAGATGTTCCGTCGAGAACGCCGTCCAGATCACTGTCCCGCCAGTCCTCTCTCCTGAGGGCCCCAGTTCTCGCAGCCCTGTTCATGGACGCCCACGGGCGCCCCGATTTGCCCAGATCACCCGACCGAGAAATGCGGGACCAGGCAGCCAAATACATGCTGACCTGCGGGCCGGCGGAGTTCTTTGCTGCCCGGCCATCAGATCGCCTGGCCCCCCAGCCGGAGTTGGCGGTCGCTGCACTGGTGGCTGTGGAGTCCCTCTTGCCGGTAGGTGCTCGGCGGGATTCCGTAGGCCCTGCGGAATGCGCGGGTGAATTCGGAAGCGTGGACGAAGCCCCAGCGTGTGGCCAGGAAGCCGATGGTTTTGTCGGCCAGTTGGGGATCGGCGAGGTCCCGGCGGCAGCGTTCCAGGCGTCGTTGCCGGATCCAGGCGTTCACGGTGACGCCCTGCGCCTGGAACAGCTTGTGCAAAAACCGCACGGAGATGTGGTGGGAGCCGGCGACTGCGCCGGGCGACAACTGCGGGTCGCCCAGGTTGCGTTCGATGAAGGAGTGGATGCCGACCATCAGCGTCTGGTGGCGGCTCTCGGGTGGAACGCCGTCTTCGGTGTCCGTGTGATGCGCGAGGAACGCGGTGATCAGGTCCACGGTGAGCCCGCCCAGACGTATGGCGTCCTGCGGTCGGCAGGTGTCGGACTCAGGTGCCAGTCGGGTCAAGAACTGTGCCAGGAGAGCCCCCATGCCGGTATTGCCCGGTAACAGCGCTCCGAGGAGGCGGTCCACCTTCGCCGCCGGAAGAGGAATCGCCGCACGGGGCACGTTCACGACGATCCCCTCGACCGGACCGTCGTTGTCGGGGAAGGCCGAGGCGTCCCATGGGTGCGTCGTGTCGTACAGCAGCAGGTCGCCGACCCCCACCAAGGCGTCACGCCCGCAGCGGGAGATGCTCTGCCTGCCTCGCAGGGTCAGGGCCAGGTGATACAGCTCCGGGTCGGACCGACGAACCAACGCGGGCGTGCGACGCGAGCGCAAGGACGGATAGGACAGCACTGCCACCTGAACGGCCCCGAGGTCCAACTGCCGGGCACAGGCCCGGAAGTCATCGGCATGGTCGCTGGTGATCTCCGTGGGCGCGAGCGTGTGTGCGGTCAACTCCCGCCACCACTCGAACCGATCGCCCACCGGCAGGTCCTCACTGCGCAACACCGTCTCGATCACCTGACCACCCCCCTCCCATCATGTCCTCATCAAGGGGTCGAAGGGCAGGCGGCACGCTCTGTTGAGGAGCGGGAGGGCGGGATGGGCGGCGGGGGCGCGGCCGGGGGATCGGGGCGCGTCCAGCCGGGCCGCCGTCAAGTGGTCCAGCCGCTACGACCACCTGCGGGAGGCCACCCGGCCGAACCGCCCGTGGGGACGCGCACGCCCCACGTCGCAGTCATGTCGCTGCACGACTTTCAAGCGATCGTCACAGCCGCCGCCCACTACTGGGAAGAGGTTCAGCGTGATGCACGGCTCAGGCCCTTAACCGATGAGGCAGCACCTTGAGTTCACCCAGAACACACGGGTCGAAACCCTCCAGAAAGCCTGAACACCCGTTGGTTCCCGACGAAGAACCCTCAGTTTCGCTGAACCCGCGGGACTCGCCGCCCCGGAGTCCTAGCCCGGACACCAGGGAACAAGTAACCCGACGGTAGGTTTGGTTCGCGCTGGCCACGGCCTGCGTCGCGGCGGCGGACGAAGACCCCCCGCCCGTCACCAGGGACCAGGTCACCGGCCGTTGGAAGGGGGACTGCGCGGGGACGGGGGCGACGCTCGACATCGTTGCGGACGGCACCTTCAGTGCCAGGAAGTTCCTTGCCAACGTCGAGGGCATAGAAAACGAGCCACGGCGGGTCGACGGCACTGGACCGTGGTCCCTCTCCGAGGGCGTCGAGGGCGTCACCCCGCAGACCCTCAGGCTGAATCTGTACCACCGCATCTACGCACTGCATTTCGTCCGCGACGGGAGCGAGTTGCGCCTGCGGGTCATCATCGACCCCGACGCCGGGCTCGACTGCAACTTCGAGAAGACGGGCTGACGCCCGGTTCGGCCGACGTCGTAGAACTCCGGGGCCAGGCAGACCCGCTGTGACACCCGCGTCACATCACCTCTCACCTGCCCGTCACGCCCGCCTACCGGTAGTTCTGTTGTGACGCTGCAGATGCTGCCCTGGATCGAGAACGCCGTGCGACGCCACCACGTCCTGTGCACTTGGCTCAGACGTGCTGCATCCAGATATTGGGCTCCGTATAGGTGCCCTGGTCAGCGGACTGGTCGACCCGTAGCAGGCTGAGTCCTCCTGGGATCACGTAGTCACCCGTCTCTGGGAACACCATGCCGGTCCACTGCTCCCACTCGGCGATCGTGCCGGTCATGGTCTGCGACTGGGGAGCCGCCGCGAGAATTCGGGCGCCCAGACGCTGGTGGGTGCGGATCCATGGATCGAGGGCCATGCCGTCCTCGCGGGTCCACCCCATGAACGCCTCGACCGACGCCAGCGGGTAGCGCGCCTTCAACGTCGGGCGCACCGGTGCGATGACCCGTGGCCATCCGGCGCCCTCGGCGAGCCGACGCAGTGCGTTGAGCATCTCCCCGGCCAGGCCGCGTCCCTTGAGTGACGGCGTAACGATCGCCCCACAGATCACCAGAGTGTCGGGGTCGACGCCATGCTCCCGGCCCTCGACGGCACGGATGATGGCCTGGGTGTAGCCGGTGGGGAGCGTTTCGGTCCGCCCGTCCCACCGGATCGGTATACCCCAGCCGGACGCGACCGGAAAGCCCCGCTCATCCACCAGCGTGAGATCGAGGTCGGCGAACCACTCCCTGATCCTGCCGATGTACTGCTTAGCCAGCCGATCGGCTGTGATGAACTCCGGGAAACCCTCACTGAAGAGCTCGCGCAACTGCTCATCAGGCCACGTACGTGCGTCTGTTCGCTCAACGATCAATGTCACGGGCCCGTTTATAGCGCACCCTCCCAAGCCGAGCGATGAAGTTCAGCCCCATGACTTCGGCAGAGTCGCCTGACGATTCGTGATCACGCGAGTCCGAGGAGCGCGAGGGGGCGGCGGGGTTCTCGGGCGTTGTGGCGGAGAGCCGCAGCAATGTTCGTGGCGCCGGTCAGCCGCAGTGCCCCGACGGCGAGGTTGCGCCAGGTCGCCATCGCACGGGGTGCGTTGCCTGTTCGCAGCTGGGAGGCGTCCTCGGTAAGGTGGTGTCCCGGATGTGGTGCAGGGCTTCCACCTGCCAGTGGTTACGCACGAGTGAGGCCAGTTGCGCGGGGGTGGGCTGCTCGCTGGTGAGGCTGGTGACGGCGTAGATGGTCTTCACGGTGGTCTTGCCGGTCTAGCGGACGGTGCGGCGGCGCTTGATCTGGACGGCTTGACGGGCGCCGGGAAGGAGCAGGTTGTTCACGGTGGCCACCTTGATCCGGCGGATTCCGGCGCGTCCGTGGCCAGCGTTCCGGGTGCGTCCCTGGAGCGGGATCTGCTTCCAAGGCAGGGACTTCAGCTACTGGCGCAGCTTCTTCTGGTTGCCCTTGACGATCACGATGTAGTGGGCGTCGCGGCCCAGCAGGTAGTCGGCGTGCTCACGCTGGGTGTGCATCGCGTCGCTGGTGACCACGGTGCCGGCCAGGTCGGCAATGCTCTCCAGCAGCGGCTGGAAGCACCTGATCTCGTTTGTTTTCTCGTGCACGTCCAGCTGGGCCAGGACCAGGCCCGTTGTGTGGTCCAGGGCGGCGAGCAGGTGGATCTTCCGGCCTTTGGCCTTGGCCGCCCTCGCAGGCTCTTGCCGTCGACCGCCAGGGCGCGCAAACCGCCCGCGGAGCCGGAGCGGTGGTCGGTGAGCCAGCGGCCCACGACCTGGTCCAGGGCATCGCCGTCTATCCGGGCCAGCAGGCGTCGGACCGTCGATTCCGCAGGCAGGAGCCGTTGGGGAAGCAGCGGATCGCACTGCACGCCGACGGCTTCCAGCACCTGTGGCGGGGCGTCGGCGATCCACTCACCGACCGTCAGCAGCGATCTCGCCCCGGCCAGTACCGCGCACGCGGTGAGCGCGAGCACGACGACGAGGGCGTGTCGCACTCCGCGCGGGTCGGGCACCTCGGCCAGCCGCTCCAGCAGGCCCGGCGCTTCTGTGGGTGCGACCCGTGGATGATCGCGGAGTTGGTCAAGGGCGGATGGGATCGGTGATGACGCGTCGGCAGGCACGGTCTTCCACTCGGATCATGGGGCGTAGAGAACTCCATGATCGTGGGAGCCCGTGCCTGTCTCGTCCCTGGATGACCGTTGAACTGGCAGATCGTCACGAACCGGACGCCCTGCAACTATGCCGAAGCCCTGGGGGTGGACCCGCAGGCGGGTGCTGATCTTCTCGCTGAAGATCTTGTTTCTCGGCATGCCGTGCTTGCTGAGCGCGTCGAGCTGGGAGTCGAGTTCCTGCCCGAGGGCCGAGCAGCGCGCGTAACCGATGCGGATGTCCCTCGGCAGGTCAGGGGCGGTCGAGGTCGGCGGCGGGTGCCCGGCCGCCACGCGCGGACCGGGCCGCGGTCGGCAACCTCAGCGCCTTCTTCAGCCGGGGCATCATCGTGAAGCGGAGGGGTGTGGTAGGCGGAGGCCACCGCACCGCCGCGCGAGCGGCACAGCGAGCCGGGCTGCGCGTCACACTTCGGACAGGCGTGCTGTTCGACGTCGTCCGCGTCCGACCATTCACCCGGGGACCGTTGCTGAAGCCCAGTCATGGGACCGGATTTTCGCACAATGCAAGTCAAGAAGGGTTCCGTCCCGATTTGAGGGAGAACGGGTTCTGAGAATCGATCGAGGGTCGGGCGGGCCTCGGTGGCCGTTTACTGATCCTGCTCGCGCAAAGGACCGTTTGTGAGAGCCGGGGTCAGTGCACGCGTACGCCGTCGATGGCGATCGACAGCAGGAGGTCGGCCTCGGCCGGGCCGTCGATCTCCTGCTCGGTGGCCAGCGCGATGGCGCCGACGAGCTTCAACAGTTGGGTGATGGTGATCCCGGCGCGCACGGTGCCTGCCGCTTGGGCGCGCGCAAGGAGGGCGTCTCCGGCCGCGGTGATCAGGTC is from Streptomyces sp. NBC_01314 and encodes:
- a CDS encoding ISAs1 family transposase, whose amino-acid sequence is MDRRRPATGAGSRRRAVRSAASPTAPACGIDGPTPAGPDRRRCPGPGRGPLAHRPPLRLRGRFARPGGRRQEPARAAKAKGRKIHLLAALDHTTGLVLAQLDVHEKTNEIRCFQPLLESIADLAGTVVTSDAMHTQREHADYLLGRDAHYIVIVKGNQKKLRQ
- the dhaK gene encoding dihydroxyacetone kinase subunit DhaK, which codes for MKMLINVAESVVADALRGMAAAHPELTVDVENRVVVRRDAPVAGKVGLVSGGGSGHEPLHGGFVGPGMLSAACPGEVFTSPVPDQMVRAAAAVNSGAGVLFIVKNYTGDVLNFDMAAELAEDEGIRIAKVLVNDDVAVTDSLYTAGRRGTGATLFVEKIAGAAAEEGQPLEQVEALARQVNENSRSFGVALSACSTPAKGSPTFDLPAGELELGVGIHGEPGRERRAMMTSREIADFSVNAILDDMSPRNPVLLLVNGMGATPLLELYGFNAEVQRVLTERGVAVARTLVGNYVTSLDMAGASVTLCQIDEELLRLYDAPVRTPGLRWGV
- the dhaL gene encoding dihydroxyacetone kinase subunit DhaL, with the protein product MLDADFFRRWMTATAASVEREAERLTELDSPIGDADHGSNLRRGFTSVAAVLEKEATDTPGAVLVLAGRQLISTVGGASGPLYGTLLRRTGKALGDAAEVSEAQLTDALRAGVDAVMALGGAAPGDKTMIDALVPAVDALADSFAAARAAAEEGALATTPLQARKGRASYLGERSIGHQDPGATSAALLIAALTTAAGSAEATDA
- a CDS encoding helix-turn-helix domain-containing protein; translated protein: MISQAHFRTMMASDHLDDFLASSQALHLGDIQTFAQSYPPMHARRTPALIRQGDPEVFQLWLTVRGEVGLSQSGRHVDVGEGDLVLYDSSRPCQAQTAARDRPDVSSLIVQIPRARLPLHSNTLDQLTLTRIQGQTGIGALFRHYLTDLMNHAPQYEECDALRLANVTLDLLSAMLAEAARAEDLLPPESQQTVLRTRINAFIRQHLGDPGLTPAAVAAAHQVSVRYLHRLYQGQGTTIADGIRRSRLERIHRDLADPRLDARSISAIAARWGFPEPTSFSRAFKTLYGITPRAHRHQTQHPDMPAVR
- a CDS encoding glycoside hydrolase family 75 protein; the encoded protein is MRVRSLTLAAVGAALLAPVALPALAHPQRPVHREGGVTAAELLARARGCVRVSEGLYSSDAGTPADIPVCGVDGAVFWKADMDIDCDGRPSPRCNSDTDPWFQPATSFLQSDGRYLRSESLPFIVVPAASRTWDYRVHGVKGGSVAAVVFEDRVQYAVVGDTGPRNIIGEASYATAEALGIRPDPRKGGTASGVTYIVFEDSRVTPIEDHEAAVELGEKLARKWVGGVAVRRGATMRGGAAS
- a CDS encoding helix-turn-helix domain-containing protein, with amino-acid sequence MIETVLRSEDLPVGDRFEWWRELTAHTLAPTEITSDHADDFRACARQLDLGAVQVAVLSYPSLRSRRTPALVRRSDPELYHLALTLRGRQSISRCGRDALVGVGDLLLYDTTHPWDASAFPDNDGPVEGIVVNVPRAAIPLPAAKVDRLLGALLPGNTGMGALLAQFLTRLAPESDTCRPQDAIRLGGLTVDLITAFLAHHTDTEDGVPPESRHQTLMVGIHSFIERNLGDPQLSPGAVAGSHHISVRFLHKLFQAQGVTVNAWIRQRRLERCRRDLADPQLADKTIGFLATRWGFVHASEFTRAFRRAYGIPPSTYRQEGLHSHQCSDRQLRLGGQAI
- a CDS encoding PTS-dependent dihydroxyacetone kinase phosphotransferase subunit DhaM, producing MPDVEPVGIVLVSHSAAVAASVAELAKGLTGAGAAVPVAPAGGTEDGGLGTSAELISAAAASVDRGAGVAVLADLGSAVLTVKALLAEGDELPADTRLVDAPFVEGAVAAVVTASTGADLAAVAAAASEAYAYRKE
- a CDS encoding fibronectin type III domain-containing protein, producing the protein MRRVPVPALVPASLLCGSLLLTSACAMEESPGRRPPPAPPGVTAEAGSATSVHVMWNRASDEPEIAAYEVYRGRTKVKSVPGGEHMVDITRLRPSTTYVFTVRARDATGDLGPPSTEVRATTPAAGPTDRRTPTRPGRLGGKAVGSRVVRLSWGPSTDDGDVVSYDILQGGSKIHSVGGGQTAAVVTGLRPGTRYSFTVRARDAADNVSPVSRAVRLTTAPGADDGRGTAPTGFRAGIRRADGAYSVELSWLPPRVDGVITEYEIQLDRRRATSLVWGGTPPRGRAAHSFYVGRESGVSYRVRIRAKLPDGTWGGFSAERTVTTEG